In Oscillospiraceae bacterium, a single window of DNA contains:
- a CDS encoding dihydrodipicolinate synthase family protein, with the protein METVKRYPCTILASAVIPWAENNEFDEKIFRRQIRAITGRGITHIYVFGTAGEGYAVSDEQYEEVIRTFADEMKAPGLEPMAGVISMSQTTVLKRIKMAYRYGLRDFMITMPCWGALSDAEMNRFFHDVCDPFPDCRFVYYNLLRTKRLLTVQELTVLSGEIPNLAGAKFCSNDFFVVGEIATANSPLQFFVTEAALLHGNLLGECSLLITVGNINIKKAFEYYNAAVSGETGKAIPLYREIMAMNRTLHRLCEGTKIDGAYDKMFSKLVDSEFPLRLLPPYTCYGEEVFEKFRCFVKENYPDWLEPQSGY; encoded by the coding sequence ATGGAAACCGTTAAACGTTACCCGTGCACCATCCTTGCCAGCGCGGTGATCCCTTGGGCTGAAAATAACGAATTTGATGAAAAAATATTCCGCCGCCAGATCCGGGCGATTACCGGCAGAGGGATTACGCACATCTATGTCTTCGGTACGGCAGGCGAAGGGTACGCGGTGTCCGACGAACAGTACGAAGAAGTTATCCGGACGTTTGCCGACGAGATGAAAGCCCCGGGCTTGGAGCCCATGGCGGGTGTTATCAGCATGTCACAGACCACCGTTCTAAAACGGATTAAGATGGCCTACAGATACGGCCTACGCGACTTTATGATCACCATGCCCTGCTGGGGCGCACTGTCGGACGCGGAAATGAATCGGTTTTTCCATGATGTCTGCGACCCGTTTCCCGACTGCCGGTTTGTCTATTATAATCTTCTGCGTACCAAACGGCTGTTGACCGTGCAGGAACTGACGGTATTATCCGGGGAGATTCCGAATTTAGCCGGGGCAAAGTTTTGTTCAAACGACTTTTTCGTGGTCGGAGAGATTGCGACCGCAAACAGTCCGCTGCAGTTTTTCGTGACCGAAGCGGCATTGCTCCACGGCAATCTGTTGGGCGAATGCAGCTTGCTGATCACCGTCGGAAACATCAATATCAAAAAAGCGTTTGAATATTATAACGCCGCAGTAAGCGGCGAAACGGGCAAGGCAATCCCACTTTACCGCGAAATCATGGCGATGAACCGAACCTTGCATCGCCTCTGCGAGGGAACCAAAATCGACGGCGCTTATGATAAGATGTTTTCCAAACTGGTCGATTCGGAATTTCCGCTGCGTCTGCTGCCCCCTTACACCTGTTACGGCGAAGAAGTGTTCGAAAAGTTTCGCTGTTTTGTCAAAGAAAATTATCCCGATTGGCTGGAACCTCAGTCGGGATATTGA